The nucleotide sequence TCATGCCGGGGTGCTGGTCGTGATCCTGGTGGGCTTGGCCGTGGTGCTGGTGGTGGCCATCGCCCTCTACGCCGTGGGGCGCGAGGTGGTGCTGCTGGAGGACCGGGCCCGGCCCGCGGTGTTCGAGCTGGAGGAGGCCATCGCCTTCATCGCCGAACGCCTGCCCGACGAGGTCACGGCCCGGGTCAGCCACGACGACGTGCGCTGGGTGCTGCGCACCGACGCCGAGGTGCTGGAGGAGTCCACCGCCGAGGAGGTGGCCCGGGGCCACGACGACGAGGTGCTCGACCAGGACGGCGCCGTGGGCCGGGTGCTGGCCCGGGTGACCGAGGCCCGGCCCGACCTGGCCGACGAGGACGTGGTGGCCATCCTGGACGCCCGCCTGGCCTACCTGGAGGCCATCGGCGCCATCGGCCGCCCCGCCGACTGACCGTCCCCGGGACCGCACCGCCTCGAACCTTGGACCGGTGACGACCGATGTGGCGGTTTCCGGTCCAACGTCCGGGGGTCAGCGGAAGGTGGAGAACCGGCTCTCGGCCGGTGCCGTGTCGCCGGGCAGGGGGGCCAGGCAGCCCCGGCGGCGCAGCTCGGGCAGCAGGCCCTCGCCGCACCAGTAGGCCTCCTCCAGGTGGGGGTAGCCGGAGAGGATGAACTCCTCGAAGCCCAGCGCCGCGTACTCCTCGATGCGGTCGGCCACCTCGGTGTGGCTGCCCACCAGGGTGGTGCCGGCCCCGCCCCGGACCAGGCCCACCCCGGCCCACAGGTTGGGGTGGATCTCCAGGCCCCGCACGTCGGTGGGGTCGAGGTCGCGGTGGAGCTCGGCCATGCGGCGCTGGCCCTCCGAGGCGGTGGCGGCGAAGTCGGCCCGGGCCGCGGCGACCTGCTCGGGCTTCACCCCGGCCAGCAGCTGCTCGGCCGCGGCCCAGGCCGCTTCCGCCGTGGGCCGGGTGATGACGTGGAAGCGGATGCCGTAGCGGAGGGTCCGGCCGACATCCGCGGCCTTCTGGCGCATGCGGTCGACCCGCTCGGCCACCATGGCCGTGGGCTCGCCCCAGGCCAGGTACACGTCGCTCCAGCGGGCGGCCACCTCCTCGGCCGGCGGCGAGGCGCCCCCGAAGTACACCGGGGGCGGGGGCTCCGGCCGGGCCCGGGTGGTGGCCGCCGTGACGTCGTAGAACTCGCCCCGGAAATCGAAGGGCTCCTCGCCCCAGGCGGCCCGCATCACCTGCAGGAACTCGGCGGCCCGGGCGTAGCGGGTGGCCTTGTCGATGGGGGGGCCGAACCGGGCCGACTCGGCGTCCTCGGCTCCGATGACGATGTTGAGGCGCAGGCGCCCGCCCGACATCCGCTGGTAGGTGGAGGCCATCTGGGCGGCCAGGGTGGGGGAGAGGAGGCCGGGCCGGAAGGCGACCAGGAAGGCCAACCGCTCGGTCAGCGGGATCAGGGGGGCGGTGGCGATCCAGGCGTCCTCGCAGGCGGTGCCGCAGGGGGTGAGGGCGGCCTCGAAGCCCAGGCGGTCGGCGGCCCGGGCCACCTGGGCCAGGTAGGGGACGTCCGGTTCCCGCCGGTGCGTGTCGGGCCCGCTGGTGGCGACGTCGCGCGAGTCGCCCCCGGTGGGCAGGAACCAGTGGATCGAGAGCATGGCTCCGATTCTGCCCCCTGCCGGTGGGGATGTCCGAACGCCCCCACGGCCCGGGGACGGGCGCGGTGCCGGGGTTCCGGGACCGGCCCGGCTCCGGCGTAAGGTCCGGCCATGGAGCGGCCGACGCGTTTCGAGCACAACCGGTGGGTGGGCGACAAGCGCAACCAGCGGGTCCACGACCTCGACCACTGCGACGAGGAGGCCGTGGAGGAGCTCATGGCCGCCGGCACCTACCTGGCCTTCGGGCCCGACACCCTGGCCGAGGCCCGCAACCGCGGCTACCGGCCCTGTCGCTGCCCGGGCGCCCGGGCCGCCCTGCGGGCCGAGGCCGACGTCGACGTCGACGCCGACGTCGGCGCCTGACCGCCGGCCGGGCCTGCCGTGCCGGTCGAGGAGCACCCGGTCCGCTCCGGCTCGCTGTCCCTGGTGGGCCACCTGGCCCGGCCCCGGGGCCGGACCTCGGCCGGGCGCCCCGGCCTGGTGCTGACCCACGGGCTGCCCCCGGCCACCGCCGGCGGCGCCGATGCCGGCAAGGACCTGCCCGAGCTGGCCGACCGCATCGCCTCCACCCTGAGCTGGGTGGTGCTGGCCCTGCGCCTCCGGGGCGCCGGGGGCTCGGAGGGTGACTTCTCGCTGGGGGGTTGGTACCAGGACGTGCACGCCGGCCTGGAGGAGCTGCGGGCCGTGCCCGACGTGCAGCGGACGTGGCTGGCCGGCTTCGGCACCGGCGGGGGGCTGGCCATCTGCGCCGGCGCCGCCGACCCGGGGGTGATGGGGGTGGCGGCCCTGGCCGCCCCGGCCGACTTCGACGACTGGGCCAGCCACCCCCGCCGCCTCCTGCAGCACACCCGCGAGATCGGGGTCATCTCCACCCCCGGCTTCCCGCCCCAGCCCGAGCAGTGGGCCCGGGAGCTCCGGGAGCGGCGGCCGGTGGACGTGGTCGACCGGCTGGCCCCCCGGCCGCTGCTGCTGGTGCACGGCGGGGAGGACGAGGCCGTGCCCCAGTTCGACGCTCGGGTCCTGGCCGACGCCCACGGCTCGGCCGAGCTGCGGCTCATCGACGGGGCCGGCCACCAGCTCCGCCACGACCCGCGGGCCGTGGCCGTGCTGCTGGGCTGGCTGGACCGCCAGGCCAACGCCTGAGCGGTCAGGTCACCGGTCGGTGACCGCCTCGAGCAGGCCCTCGGTCAGCTCGGTCTGGCTGAACGGGGTCTCCGGGTCCGGGGGGCCGCCCATGCGGGTGGCCACGATGCCCTCGGAGGGGATCACGGCGACGATCTGGTCGAACAGCCCGAGGGCCCAGAAGACGTCGTCGGGGACGCCGGGGACCATCTGGTCGTCGGGCCGGGCGCCGTCGGGGGCTCCGGTGGTGGCCACGTCGGGGTCGGCCAGCTGGCCCCGCCGGTTGAGCCACCACAGGTAGCCGTAGGCGGCGTTGAGCTCGGTCGACGAGCGGCCGGTGGCGGCCTCCACGTACTGGCGGGAGACGACCTGCTCGCCGTCCCACTCCCCGCCCCGCAGCATCAGGTAGCCGAAGCGGGCCAGGTCGAGGCACGTGGTCTGGAGGCCCATGAAGGTGCGGGTGTTGCCGGCCGCGTCGGTGGTCATCTCCGAGCGGTCCATGCCGATGCGGTCGAACAGGCGGGCCCGGGCGTAGTCCTGGGGCTCCTGGCCGGTGGCGGTGGTCAGCACCTCGTCCAGGGTCTGGATGGCCGAGTTGTTGTACACCCACTCCTGGCCCGGGGGCCGGGGCTGGCCCAGCCCCACGGCGAAGGCGGTCTGGTCGGTGGCGTTCACCATCTGGCCGTAGTCGAGGCTCAGGCTCCACTCCCGTCCCGAGTCGTTGCTCAGCAGGTCCTCGACGGTGACGGCCTCGGCCGGCGTACCGGCCCAGGAGGGGATGTAGCGGGAGGCCGAGTCGTCCAGGGCCAGGTCCCCCTCGTCCTGGGCGATGCCCACCAGGGTGCTGGTGATGGACTTGGTGACCGAGAAGGCCTCCTGGGCGGATTCGGCGTCGCTGCCCTGCCAGTAGCGCTCGTCGACCACGGCCCCGTGGCGGGTCACCACCAGGCACGACGAGTCGGCCGCCTCGGCCTGGGCGGCCAGGCGGTCGAAGGCGGCGGGGTCGAGCCCGGAGGCCGCCGGATCGGCCTCGGCCCACTCGGCCCCGGGGTAGATCGCCGGGTCGCCGGTCGGGGCCGCCGTGGTGGAGGAGGGGCCGGCCTCGGTGGTGCCGGCGTCCCGGCCGCCGGCCTCGGCGCCCGACGAGCAGGCCGAGGCCAGGACGGCGGTGGCCAGGGCCAGGGCCACGGCCCGGCGTCGGAAGGGGCCCTGGGGGGCGGCGCGGCGCGGGCGGTGATCGGGTCGCAGGTGGTGCATCGGTCCCCCGTCGGGTGGCGGCTCAGGCCCCGGGATGGCGCCGCCGCCGACCCTTGCACCCCGGCCCCCCCGGCGCCAGCGAGATCGGGCGCTACCAGCTGCCGGTGCTGCCCCCGCCGCCCCCGCCACCCACGGACCCGCCGCCGGAGAAGCCCCCGCCCCCGCCGGAGCCCGAGCTGGACGGGGCGGTGGTGGTGGAGCTGAAGCTCGACGCGTAGAGGGCGGGGGCCAGGACGCCGCTGGTGGCGTGCTGCTCCACCGGCGGGACCGACGAGGCGGCCATGGCGCCGTTCCAGGCGTCGACCTCGCCCAGGGCCACGGCCCAGGCCGAGTACTCGCGGAGCAGGCCGTTCTGCCACGCCCACTCGACGTGCTGGGCCTCGCTGTCGTGGAGGAACCGGCGGAACGACTCGGTGCGCAGGGCGATGGCCGAGCCCCGGGCGCTGAGGCTGCGGATGAGCCGGCGGTAGACGACCATGGCCACCACGCCGGGCACCAGGAGGGCCAGGGCGATGGCGGCGAAGGTGGTGCGGGTCCCCCCGAAGGCGTCGCCGCTGCCCAGCAGGACGGCGACCAGCACGACGGGGGTGAGCCCGGTCAGCCCGGTCAGGCAGCCCTTCTGGCCGGCCCCGTACCGGGGGGGCCGGCGCCGGAACGTCCCCGAGCCGACGGACCAGCCGTCGATGGCGGCACCGGCCTCCTTCCAGGCCGCGGCGAAGCCGGGGTCGTAGGTGCCCAGCGCGATCTCCTGCTGGCCGGCCAGGGCCCGGTTCAGGATGGGGGCGACGGTGGCGTCGGCGCTGGCCGCCCGGGGCCCGGGCCGCAGGCGGACGTCCTGGCCGTCCTTGTCCAGGACCAGGATGTCGTGGGCGGCCTGGCTGGCGAACCAGGCGCCGATGGTGCGGTCGTCGACGACCTCCCGGGCCACCACCGCGGCCTGCCAGGGCTCGACCCCGCGCGGGGGCACGAAGTCGATGCCGGCCAGCTCGCCCATCTCGGTGTCGGCCACCATGCGGGCTCCCGGCGTGGGCGGGGGAGCGGTGCCGGGCGCGCCCTGGGCGACGCCGAAGGCCTGCTGGTCGACGGGCACGAAGGCGGCCTCGGTGGCCCCTTCTCCCGCCACCTCGTTGCGGCCCATCTGCCGGCAGGCCAGGAACACGGCCAGGGCGCCGAGCGCCCCCAGGCCGGCCACGATGCCGGCCCAGGCCCAGCGGTCCGACGAGCTGCGGCCCTCGAAGGGCGGTTCACCCGGGAAGGACGCCGGGCTGGTGGACAGCACCTGGCCGTCGACGGTGATGCCGGCGTGGTCGGGCAGGTGGTCCTCGGCCACCCGGTAGCCGCCGTCGACGGCGGTGATGGTGCACGGGCGCCGCGACTGGGGCTGCCCCACGGTGCAGCGGCGGGCGTCGAGGGTGGCGCCCAGCACGGTGACCCGGGCATGGGTGAGGGGGACCTCGGAGGTGGCGCCGATGGCGTCGAGGGCGAAGGTGGGGGGCGAGCCGGCGACGCCACCCGGCACGACGGTCTGTGGCAGCACGTAGCGCACCACGTAGCGGTGGCGGCCGCTCACCGTCCGGTCCGGGTCGCCGACGCGCAGGGTGGTCTCCACCCCCAGGTGCTCGACCTGGACCTGATCCGGGGCGGTGGGGGAGGAGACGGCGACCTGCTCGGGGGTGCCCCCGTCGTCGGGGATCACCCGCACGATGCCGTGTCGGCTCTCGCCCCCGAAGTCGTAGTCGATGACCTCCCGGACGGCGACGGTGCCGTCCTCGCGGACGATGGCCGTGACGGCGAAGGAGTGGATGCGCTCGGGCCCGACGGCGGGGCCGACGCAGCCGAAGGCGGTGAGGCCGCCGAGGGCCAGGACGGCCAGCGCCACCAGCGCGTGGCGGCCTCGGATGGCGATGGGCACCTCAGTCGCCCTTGCCCAGCTTCTTGGCCTTCTGTTCCTTCTTCCAGGCCCGGACCCGGTCGAAGGCCTCGCGGGAGTCGATGTCGGCCACCGACCGGGGCGTGGGGTCGGCGAACGGCCCGGCCGCCTCCTCCCACCCGGCGGGGCGGATGCCCATGCGCTTGGCCAGGATGGCCACGAAGATCTGGGCCTTCTCCCGCCCGTAGCCGGGCAGGGCCACCAGGCGCCTCAGCAGGTCGGCCCCGTCGGCCGCCCCCTCCCACACGTCCTCGGCCCGCCCACCGTGGTGCTCGACCAGGTGGGCGCACATGGCCTGGGTGCGCTCGCCCATGCTCTTGGGGAAGCGGTGGAGGGCGGGCGGTCCCCGGAAGGTGGCCAGCAGCTCGTCGGGCCCGAGGGCGGCGATGGCGGCCGCGTCGAGCTGGCCACCCATCCGCTCGGCCAGCAGCAGCGGGCCCATGAACGCCTTCTCCATGGGGATCTGCTGGTCGAGCAGCATGCCGATCAGCAGGGCGAGGGGATCGGCGACGAGCAGCTCGTCGGCGGCGTCGACACCGGTGACGGGGAACGTGGGCGCAGGCACCGGGCCACGGTACCGACCCGCCGCCAGCGCCGCGGCCGGCCGGTGCCGGTCGCCTACGGTCGCGCCGATGCCCCCCCGTCCCTCCTCGCGGCCCCGGCTGGTGCCGGCGGTGGTCGTGGCGGTGGCCCTGGCCCTGCTCGCCGGGGGCTGCGGGTGGGGTGACGACGACACGGCCGCCACCACCCTCCCCGGCGAGGACCCGAGCCGGCGGGTCGCCGTCTCCGGGGCCGACCTCGGGCCCTTCGACCTCGACCCCGAGGGCATGGCCGGGCCCGGCACCCCCCTGGGCGGGGACCTGTCGGTCCCCGAGGGGGCGGTGCTGCTCGGCATCCCCTTCCCGGACCTGACCGGCGGCGGCTTCCGGGCCCTCATGCTGGTGACCGGGGACCCGGTGGCGGTGTTCAACGACATGGCGTCGCAGGCCTCGGCGGTCGGCATGGAGCGGGTCGGGACGTGCACCAGCGCCGAGCAGGACCTGACCTGCCGGGGGCGCTACGTCGACGGCGCCGACGGTGAGAGCCTGGTCGTCGAGTCCCGGCAGGCCGTCACCGAGCTCTCCGCGGTCTCCGGCCTGGCCGTGCGCTACCGGCCGCCCGGCAGCGAGGACGTGGGCGCCGGGGCGGACGCCGGCGCCACCGCCCCCACCGCACCCCTGGCCCCGGTGGCCCTGCCCGAGGTGGTCACCGCCCCCCCGGACGAGGACGTGGGCGTCGGGGTGCGGTCGCCGCTGGCCCCGCCCCGGGCCGTCGAGACCGGGAGCACCCTGGTCGGGTTGCCGGGCCCCTGCGCCTGCGGGGGCGAGGGCTGGTCTTTCGTGGTCCGGGTCGAGGGCAAGGTGCGCGACCTCCTCGCCGCCTACGCCCGCCAGTTCACCGACCTGGGCGAGCCGCCCGACGTCTCCGACCGCTTCCGCGGCGACCAGACCACCTTCGGCCTGCGGGTGGGCGAGGGCGACCGGGTGGCCGAGATCCGGGCCGTGGCCCCCGAGGCCGGGCCGACCTACCTGGTGGTGACCGTCATCGGGGCCTGAGGCCCACCGCTCGCTCCCTCAGCGGGTCCAGGGCGGCGACTGGTCGGGGTCGATGCCGTGACGAGCGGCGGCCTTGGCCACCTGGTCGGCCTCGATGCGCCCCGCCCGGGCCAGGGCCGAGAGCACGGCCACCACCACGTGGCCGGCATCGGTCTCGAAGAACGAGCGCAACGCCTCCCGGGTGTCGGACCGGCCGAAGCCGTCGGTGCCGAGGGCGGTGTAGGGCCGGGGCACCCACCGGGCCACCTGGTCGGGCACCGCGGCCATGAAGTCGGTGACGGCCACCACCGGCCCCTCCCCGCCGCCCAGGATCTGGGCCACCCGCGGCACCCGGGGCGCCTCGCCCGGGTGCAGGCGGTTCCACCGCTCGACGGCCAGGGCCTCCTCCCGGAGCTGCTTGTAGCCCGGCGCGCTGTAGAGGTCGACGCCGATGCCGTGGTGCTCGGCCAGCTCGTCCCGGGCCGCCCGGGCGGCCAGGTGGGCCGTGCCGCTGAAGAGCACGGAGGCCTGCTGGTCGGTGCCCTCGGGGGGCCCGGCCCACCGGTACAGGCCCTCCACGATGCCGTCGACCGCCCCCTCGGGCATGGCCGGCATGGGGTGGTTCTCGTTGTAGAGGGTCAGGTAGTAGAAGACGTCCTCGGCGTCGGGCCCGTACATGTGGGTGATGCCGTGGCGGACCAGGGCCGCCACCTCGTAGGCGAAGGCCGGGTCGTAGGCCCGACACACGGGCACGGTGGAGGCCAGCAGGTGGCTGTGGCCGTCCTGGTGCTGGAGGCCCTCGCCCAGCAGCGTGGTCCGCCCGGCCGTGGCGCCCAGCAGGAAGCCCCGGGCCCGGTGGTCGGCGGCCTGCCAGATCAGGTCGCCCACCCGCTGGAACCCGAACATGGAGTAGAAGACGAAGAACGGCACCATGGGTACGCCCCGGGTGGCGTAGCTGGTGGCCGCCGCCGTCCACGAGGCCAGGGAGCCGGCCTCGGTGATGCCCTCCTCCAGGAGCTGGCCGTCCTTGGTCTCGGTGTAGCTCAGGAGCAGGGAGTGGTCCACCGGCTCGTACTGCTGGCCCTGGGCGGCGTAGATGCCGAACTCCTTGAACAGGGAGTCCATGCCGAAGGTGCGGGCCTCGTCGGGGATGATGGGCACCATCCGGCGGCCGAAGCCCTCGGTGCGGGCCAGGGCCCGCAGCAGGCGGGTGAAGGCGGTGGTGGTGCTGGCCGCCTGCTTGCCGGAGCCGGCCAGCAGCTCGGTGAAGGCGTCGTCGGGGGGCAGGGGCAGCTCCCGCTTCACGCGGACCACCCGGGACGGCAGCGGCCCGCCCAGGGCCTGGCGCCGCTCCATCAGGTAGGTGTGGGCGGGGCTGCCCTCCGGGGGCCGGTAGTAGGGCGGGTCTCGGTCGTCGGCCAGGGACTCCTCGGGGATCTCGTCCTGGAGGTACAGGCGCTCGCGCAGGCTGCGCAGCTGCACCAGGGTCATCTTCTTGATCTGGTGGGTGGCGTTGCGGGCCTCCACCCCCTCGCCCAGCGTCCAGCCCTTGATGGTCTTGGCCAGGATGACGGTGGGGGCGCCCCGCTGCTCGGTGGCGGCCCGGTAGGCGGCGTAGAGCTTCTGGTAGTCGTGGCCGCCCCGGGGCAGGGCCCGCAGCTCGTCGTCGGAGAGGTCCTCGACCATGGCCCGCAGCCGGGGGTCGGGCCCGAAGAAGTGGTCGCGGATGTGGGCCCCGTCGACGGTGGCGTAGCGCTGGAAGTCGCCGT is from Acidimicrobiales bacterium and encodes:
- a CDS encoding LLM class flavin-dependent oxidoreductase codes for the protein MLSIHWFLPTGGDSRDVATSGPDTHRREPDVPYLAQVARAADRLGFEAALTPCGTACEDAWIATAPLIPLTERLAFLVAFRPGLLSPTLAAQMASTYQRMSGGRLRLNIVIGAEDAESARFGPPIDKATRYARAAEFLQVMRAAWGEEPFDFRGEFYDVTAATTRARPEPPPPVYFGGASPPAEEVAARWSDVYLAWGEPTAMVAERVDRMRQKAADVGRTLRYGIRFHVITRPTAEAAWAAAEQLLAGVKPEQVAAARADFAATASEGQRRMAELHRDLDPTDVRGLEIHPNLWAGVGLVRGGAGTTLVGSHTEVADRIEEYAALGFEEFILSGYPHLEEAYWCGEGLLPELRRRGCLAPLPGDTAPAESRFSTFR
- the aceE gene encoding pyruvate dehydrogenase (acetyl-transferring), homodimeric type; protein product: MSISDDFVGGLPDTDPTETREWLDSLDAVASVQGRSRAEFLMQKLLERSHELQFGIPAPVRTPYINTIPAQDQRERYWFPGDHDLEQRIRAFIRWNAAVMVIKANKAADGIGGHLATYASSASLYEVGFNWFFRGKDAGRAGDAVHIQGHAAPGIYARAYLEGRLDESHLDNFRRELGGGGLSSYPHPRLMPHFWEYPTVSMGLAPISSIYQARFNRYLHARQIDATDESRVWCFVGDGETDEPETLGAIALAGREQLDNLVWVVNCNLQRLDGPVRGNGKIIQELEAVFRGAGWNVIKVIWGSRWDELLARDVDGVLLDKMNSTVDGDFQRYATVDGAHIRDHFFGPDPRLRAMVEDLSDDELRALPRGGHDYQKLYAAYRAATEQRGAPTVILAKTIKGWTLGEGVEARNATHQIKKMTLVQLRSLRERLYLQDEIPEESLADDRDPPYYRPPEGSPAHTYLMERRQALGGPLPSRVVRVKRELPLPPDDAFTELLAGSGKQAASTTTAFTRLLRALARTEGFGRRMVPIIPDEARTFGMDSLFKEFGIYAAQGQQYEPVDHSLLLSYTETKDGQLLEEGITEAGSLASWTAAATSYATRGVPMVPFFVFYSMFGFQRVGDLIWQAADHRARGFLLGATAGRTTLLGEGLQHQDGHSHLLASTVPVCRAYDPAFAYEVAALVRHGITHMYGPDAEDVFYYLTLYNENHPMPAMPEGAVDGIVEGLYRWAGPPEGTDQQASVLFSGTAHLAARAARDELAEHHGIGVDLYSAPGYKQLREEALAVERWNRLHPGEAPRVPRVAQILGGGEGPVVAVTDFMAAVPDQVARWVPRPYTALGTDGFGRSDTREALRSFFETDAGHVVVAVLSALARAGRIEADQVAKAAARHGIDPDQSPPWTR
- a CDS encoding HhH-GPD-type base excision DNA repair protein, translating into MPAPTFPVTGVDAADELLVADPLALLIGMLLDQQIPMEKAFMGPLLLAERMGGQLDAAAIAALGPDELLATFRGPPALHRFPKSMGERTQAMCAHLVEHHGGRAEDVWEGAADGADLLRRLVALPGYGREKAQIFVAILAKRMGIRPAGWEEAAGPFADPTPRSVADIDSREAFDRVRAWKKEQKAKKLGKGD
- a CDS encoding DUF2207 domain-containing protein; this translates as MPIAIRGRHALVALAVLALGGLTAFGCVGPAVGPERIHSFAVTAIVREDGTVAVREVIDYDFGGESRHGIVRVIPDDGGTPEQVAVSSPTAPDQVQVEHLGVETTLRVGDPDRTVSGRHRYVVRYVLPQTVVPGGVAGSPPTFALDAIGATSEVPLTHARVTVLGATLDARRCTVGQPQSRRPCTITAVDGGYRVAEDHLPDHAGITVDGQVLSTSPASFPGEPPFEGRSSSDRWAWAGIVAGLGALGALAVFLACRQMGRNEVAGEGATEAAFVPVDQQAFGVAQGAPGTAPPPTPGARMVADTEMGELAGIDFVPPRGVEPWQAAVVAREVVDDRTIGAWFASQAAHDILVLDKDGQDVRLRPGPRAASADATVAPILNRALAGQQEIALGTYDPGFAAAWKEAGAAIDGWSVGSGTFRRRPPRYGAGQKGCLTGLTGLTPVVLVAVLLGSGDAFGGTRTTFAAIALALLVPGVVAMVVYRRLIRSLSARGSAIALRTESFRRFLHDSEAQHVEWAWQNGLLREYSAWAVALGEVDAWNGAMAASSVPPVEQHATSGVLAPALYASSFSSTTTAPSSSGSGGGGGFSGGGSVGGGGGGGSTGSW
- a CDS encoding serine hydrolase; this encodes MHHLRPDHRPRRAAPQGPFRRRAVALALATAVLASACSSGAEAGGRDAGTTEAGPSSTTAAPTGDPAIYPGAEWAEADPAASGLDPAAFDRLAAQAEAADSSCLVVTRHGAVVDERYWQGSDAESAQEAFSVTKSITSTLVGIAQDEGDLALDDSASRYIPSWAGTPAEAVTVEDLLSNDSGREWSLSLDYGQMVNATDQTAFAVGLGQPRPPGQEWVYNNSAIQTLDEVLTTATGQEPQDYARARLFDRIGMDRSEMTTDAAGNTRTFMGLQTTCLDLARFGYLMLRGGEWDGEQVVSRQYVEAATGRSSTELNAAYGYLWWLNRRGQLADPDVATTGAPDGARPDDQMVPGVPDDVFWALGLFDQIVAVIPSEGIVATRMGGPPDPETPFSQTELTEGLLEAVTDR